In Drosophila subpulchrella strain 33 F10 #4 breed RU33 chromosome X, RU_Dsub_v1.1 Primary Assembly, whole genome shotgun sequence, the DNA window tcagcgttcatacggacagacggaaatggccagatcgacttggctagtgattctgatcaagaataaatatactttatggggtcggtaACGCTTcattctacctgttacatactttccgacgaatctagaatacccttttaatctacaagtaacgggttTAACAaaggattttttaaattgtgcGAGTCTTGGGTCTTATAGttttgaaatatttcataaaagACTAATCAAACTATAAACCCTAAACCATACATTTTTCTAATACTAGAGTATTAAAGAAGATTTTTGttgtacaaatatttattttaagcatTGATCAACCATCTAAATGGCCATGAAACGCATGGAAATAACAGAGaaaaaataacatgaaacataACAGATTAAAGAAGTGACCTATCAAATTGATGTGCTCATTTGTTGCACTTTGACCGCTGGACAGTATCGCCTATTAACACTGAAAATCTCCGAAGGCGATTCTTATCAGATTTATTTCCTTCCTTTGTagtgattttatttttgtatgtcTTGTTGTtggaatttttattaaattgctTTCAAACTATTAtttcaattatgaaaaataaaaaaaggtttttgATTTTGTAGAAATGCAGCATACTTAGCAATTTTTTGTCCAAATATTCCTCAAACCATAGCCTTTAAACCGTACTTTTACCTGATACTCTATAGATAGTTGTGACTTGACCTGTACCCTATGAGATTACTTATATTCCATATATATTGATTTGCTTAACCTCGACCTAAGGGATCTCTCTATTATTAGAGCACAGTCTAAATCTCGTTTCCAGGATCTGCCTAACTTATGCTTATAAGCATCCTTTTAAGACGGTTTCGAAAGTTAGCTATTTGTctagccaaaaaaaaagtgttcGTAAGCATGGTCACATACTTTTCGTGGTTTCCGTGGCAACCCTTACATAATCCAAAAGTTGTTCCAACTGCTAGGATCACACTCGGTCACATTGCCCTTCCGTTTTCGGCACTTGTCAAAGAAAATCTGAACTGACCGGTAATGATGTCTCTGCTCGAATGGAAGAAACGCCCCGCATGGAAGCTCTGGCTGAGCGAGCTGCCTCGCCAAGGATCTCGCCAAGGACCCTTCCTAACTCTGCGCTACTACAAGCGCAAGCCCGCCTTCCGCCCCCGGGCTTCGGGGGCCACTCCTTCGCCGGACACGTCGGTGAGCTCCAAGTTCCAGGACACTCGCAACAAGCTGCTCGGTCTGCTGCAGCGCTGCGAGAAGGTGGACACCATCGTCGAGGAGTCCCGCCGGCGACCCAATCCCTTCCAGCCCGCGGCTGCCTTTGCGATGGATGCGGCCTACGAGGAGATCGAGGACCACATGCT includes these proteins:
- the LOC119556302 gene encoding uncharacterized protein LOC119556302 yields the protein MMSLLEWKKRPAWKLWLSELPRQGSRQGPFLTLRYYKRKPAFRPRASGATPSPDTSVSSKFQDTRNKLLGLLQRCEKVDTIVEESRRRPNPFQPAAAFAMDAAYEEIEDHMLQGILGWSDHEDADAEDGALKM